The Roseovarius indicus genome has a segment encoding these proteins:
- a CDS encoding NADH:flavin oxidoreductase/NADH oxidase — MPDTMLFEPLQLRGVTLPNRIAVSPMQVYMADAKGMANDWHLHHLGKFATGGAGLVFTEGLIVDPVGRSTYSDCGIWTDAQIPPLRRITDFLRAQGAVPAAQLHHAGAKAARRRAWEGFSALDDEDAAKGEPPWQPVGVSEARTLAKYHAPRAMTDEEVAAIPETFAQAARRADTAGFDVVELHGAHGYLIHSFLSPVSNTRGAPYGGSPEARMKLALDVAEAVREVWPARKPLFVRLSCVDGVEGGLCIEDSVRLAHELKARGVDVIDCSSGGIRSATSSSSSGPPKPGFQVPYADQIRREADLATMAVGLILKAQQAEDILRNGDADIIALGRAVLEDPNWGLRAAHELGLDPNRDRWPNPYAWAVRALDAARDAG; from the coding sequence GTGCCGGACACCATGCTTTTCGAACCGCTGCAACTGCGCGGGGTGACCCTGCCGAACCGCATCGCCGTTTCGCCAATGCAGGTCTACATGGCAGATGCAAAGGGCATGGCGAATGACTGGCATCTGCACCACCTCGGCAAGTTCGCGACCGGTGGGGCAGGGCTGGTCTTCACCGAAGGGCTGATCGTCGACCCGGTCGGCCGCAGCACGTACAGCGACTGCGGCATCTGGACGGATGCACAGATACCCCCATTGCGGCGAATTACCGACTTCCTGCGCGCGCAGGGCGCCGTGCCGGCCGCGCAACTTCATCATGCCGGCGCCAAGGCCGCCCGGCGCCGGGCATGGGAAGGTTTCAGCGCGCTCGACGACGAGGATGCCGCGAAGGGCGAGCCGCCTTGGCAACCCGTGGGCGTGAGCGAGGCGCGCACGCTGGCCAAGTACCACGCCCCTCGCGCCATGACCGACGAAGAGGTCGCCGCCATCCCCGAGACCTTCGCTCAGGCCGCCAGGCGAGCGGATACCGCCGGGTTCGACGTGGTCGAACTGCATGGCGCGCATGGCTACCTGATCCATTCCTTCCTGAGCCCGGTGTCGAACACCCGAGGCGCCCCATATGGCGGCAGCCCCGAGGCCAGGATGAAGCTCGCCCTCGACGTGGCGGAAGCGGTGCGAGAGGTCTGGCCGGCGCGCAAACCCCTGTTTGTTCGCCTGTCCTGCGTGGACGGCGTCGAAGGTGGCTTGTGCATCGAGGACAGCGTGAGGCTTGCCCATGAGCTGAAGGCCCGCGGCGTGGACGTGATCGATTGTTCGTCGGGCGGCATCCGGTCGGCAACGTCGAGTTCTTCCTCCGGCCCGCCAAAGCCGGGCTTCCAGGTGCCCTACGCCGACCAGATCCGACGGGAGGCAGACCTGGCCACCATGGCCGTCGGTCTGATCCTGAAGGCGCAACAGGCCGAAGATATTCTCCGGAACGGCGATGCCGACATCATCGCACTCGGCCGGGCCGTGCTTGAAGATCCGAACTGGGGCCTGCGCGCGGCGCATGAGCTGGGTCTCGACCCGAACCGCGACCGTTGGCCGAACCCATACGCCTGGGCGGTGCGGGCACTCGATGCCGCCCGCGATGCCGGGTGA
- a CDS encoding cupin domain-containing protein → MYEIDTETGWSEIPGTSGLAVKLLSGDFDEANARGFRTRYVRFEPGGETFEPFTHTYWEEVYLVEGALVAKEDGRSLEAPAYVIRPPGTPHGPFISPKGCLLLEIQYFAERAPGETDYLDPKAPT, encoded by the coding sequence ATGTACGAGATAGACACCGAAACCGGCTGGAGCGAAATTCCAGGGACCTCCGGCCTGGCCGTGAAGCTGCTCAGCGGCGATTTCGACGAAGCGAACGCGCGCGGCTTCCGCACGCGGTATGTCCGGTTCGAGCCCGGCGGGGAGACGTTCGAACCCTTTACCCATACTTATTGGGAGGAAGTCTATCTCGTCGAGGGTGCGCTGGTCGCCAAGGAAGACGGACGGTCACTCGAAGCGCCCGCCTATGTGATCCGGCCGCCCGGCACGCCGCACGGCCCGTTCATTTCGCCCAAGGGCTGCCTGCTTCTGGAAATTCAGTACTTCGCGGAGCGTGCCCCGGGCGAAACCGATTATCTGGACCCCAAAGCCCCCACCTAG
- a CDS encoding NAD(P)-dependent oxidoreductase has product MTQKTKLGYIGLGQMGAAMAERLLGDDAELHVFDTSSEAMNRFTARGAIGHGSPREVADAAEVVFACLPNQGVSEAVAYGSDGVVHGSAVRVYAEMSTIGKTCMEGIADRLAKAGILAVDAPITGGPPAAREGRLAMLAAGAQEALDRVVPWLDRIGRQTYVLGQTPGQAQVMKVVNNAMMAANMVIASEGLVMGAKAGLDPDAMMEVLTAGTGQSAAATILAKAALTGGFDFGAHLSIVEKDAKLGLSEAAELDVPVETMQAATRLWDRAAQEGRGGDDFTSIIQLIEEAAGAQVRSK; this is encoded by the coding sequence ATGACCCAAAAGACCAAACTGGGCTATATCGGCCTCGGGCAGATGGGCGCCGCAATGGCCGAGCGGCTGTTGGGGGACGACGCGGAACTGCACGTCTTCGACACGTCATCCGAGGCGATGAACCGCTTCACCGCGCGCGGGGCGATCGGGCACGGCTCGCCCCGGGAAGTGGCTGACGCGGCCGAGGTCGTCTTTGCCTGCCTGCCGAACCAAGGCGTCAGCGAGGCCGTCGCTTACGGTTCTGACGGGGTGGTGCACGGAAGCGCTGTGCGCGTCTACGCAGAGATGTCCACCATCGGCAAGACGTGCATGGAGGGCATCGCCGACCGTCTTGCCAAGGCTGGTATCCTGGCGGTTGACGCCCCGATCACCGGCGGCCCGCCCGCCGCGCGAGAAGGCCGCCTGGCCATGCTGGCCGCCGGCGCGCAGGAGGCGCTTGACCGCGTAGTGCCGTGGCTCGACCGGATCGGGCGGCAGACCTACGTTCTGGGCCAGACCCCCGGGCAGGCGCAGGTGATGAAAGTGGTCAACAACGCGATGATGGCCGCCAACATGGTCATTGCCTCCGAGGGCCTGGTCATGGGCGCCAAGGCCGGGCTCGATCCGGATGCCATGATGGAGGTTCTGACCGCCGGCACCGGGCAGAGCGCCGCCGCCACCATTCTGGCCAAGGCGGCCCTGACGGGTGGGTTCGACTTCGGCGCGCATCTCTCGATCGTCGAGAAGGACGCCAAGCTCGGCCTGAGCGAAGCCGCGGAGCTGGATGTTCCCGTGGAAACGATGCAGGCCGCCACCCGGCTGTGGGACCGCGCCGCGCAGGAGGGCCGCGGCGGCGACGACTTCACCAGCATCATCCAGCTGATCGAAGAAGCCGCGGGCGCGCAGGTTCGATCGAAGTGA
- a CDS encoding oxidoreductase encodes MSDTYKHAMSPLRVGPVTLPNRLVRSAHATLFSKGEVNDDHINYHLERARGGIGLSILEGVSIHRTSNFSLQLTDDSAIPQLARLVEAIEPTGMKLFNQLWHGGGIEAAPNGGPPWSVTTLPGRYSRMPPIEMSGRQIAELVRSYGAAAARLAKAGLHGAEVLAGNGYLFSQFLSPRLNTRTDAYGGSLENRMRFLEEVLSDIRASVPPDFALGARMGSSCDKSILASEDVNAAILHLEDKGLLDFVDISQGDYYFHVERYAGMDQSAGYQLPDAREIGKGVSIPRLIVGRFGTLDDAEQALRAGDGEMINMVRATIADAHLVRKELEGRPEEVRPCIACNQGCIGGLFSGRMGCAVNPVVGYEAQLGEHLIVPSETPQNVVVVGGGPAGMEAARVAALAGHKVSLYEAAPDLGGQINMAAHFPKNHGIGDITKWQEREIFRLGVDVHVSSYMEPDEIVALGPDVVILATGAMHMEEAFVQTAAPHLEVEIAPGANVIRPDDLIHDAGRDLGNSAVVLDDVGHYEAIGVCEHLLERGLDVTYVTRHPIFAPDIEKTGRAQAALRRFYRLGNFRILADSLVLAINEGSVEVRPVEGVRPETVPADTTVLVTYRQTFRDEWMAFTETGPNVFFVGDAMSPRNLQTAIREGHLCARSLDTPGLDPLWNNM; translated from the coding sequence ATGTCAGACACGTACAAACACGCCATGTCGCCACTTCGTGTCGGGCCCGTCACCCTGCCCAACCGGCTGGTAAGGTCGGCGCATGCGACCTTGTTTTCCAAGGGCGAAGTGAATGACGACCATATCAACTATCACCTCGAGCGGGCGCGCGGCGGGATCGGGTTGTCGATCCTCGAAGGGGTGTCGATTCATCGGACGTCGAATTTCTCGCTGCAACTGACCGACGACAGCGCAATCCCGCAACTCGCCCGGCTGGTCGAGGCGATCGAACCCACGGGCATGAAGCTGTTCAACCAGCTGTGGCATGGCGGCGGGATCGAGGCGGCGCCAAATGGCGGCCCGCCCTGGTCGGTGACCACCCTGCCCGGCCGCTATTCCCGCATGCCCCCGATCGAGATGTCGGGGCGGCAGATCGCCGAGCTGGTTCGGTCTTACGGCGCGGCTGCCGCGCGGCTGGCCAAGGCGGGTTTGCACGGGGCCGAGGTTCTGGCCGGGAACGGGTATCTCTTCTCGCAATTCCTGTCGCCCAGGCTGAACACCCGGACAGATGCCTATGGTGGCTCTCTCGAAAACCGGATGCGGTTTCTAGAGGAAGTGCTGAGCGACATCCGCGCCAGCGTGCCACCGGATTTCGCCCTCGGCGCGCGGATGGGCTCTAGCTGCGACAAGAGCATCCTCGCCTCGGAAGATGTCAACGCCGCGATCCTGCACCTGGAAGACAAGGGGTTGCTGGATTTCGTCGATATCTCGCAGGGCGACTACTATTTCCATGTCGAACGCTATGCCGGGATGGACCAGTCGGCGGGCTACCAGCTTCCCGACGCGCGGGAGATCGGCAAGGGCGTGAGCATTCCCCGTCTGATCGTCGGGCGCTTCGGCACGCTGGATGATGCCGAACAGGCGTTGCGGGCGGGCGATGGCGAGATGATCAACATGGTGCGGGCAACGATTGCCGACGCGCATCTTGTCCGGAAGGAACTCGAGGGGCGCCCCGAGGAAGTTCGGCCCTGCATCGCCTGCAATCAGGGCTGTATCGGTGGGCTGTTCTCGGGCCGGATGGGCTGTGCGGTGAACCCGGTGGTGGGGTACGAGGCGCAGTTGGGCGAACACCTGATCGTGCCGTCCGAGACGCCGCAGAACGTGGTGGTCGTGGGCGGTGGCCCGGCCGGGATGGAGGCCGCCCGCGTTGCGGCGCTGGCCGGCCACAAGGTCTCGCTCTACGAGGCGGCGCCGGACCTGGGCGGGCAGATCAACATGGCTGCGCATTTCCCCAAGAACCACGGCATCGGCGATATCACCAAGTGGCAGGAGCGAGAGATTTTCCGCCTTGGTGTCGACGTTCACGTCTCGAGTTACATGGAGCCGGACGAGATTGTCGCGCTGGGGCCGGACGTGGTCATCCTCGCCACCGGAGCCATGCACATGGAGGAGGCGTTCGTTCAGACGGCGGCTCCGCATCTCGAGGTCGAAATCGCCCCCGGTGCCAATGTCATCCGGCCCGACGACCTGATCCACGATGCCGGCCGGGATCTCGGGAATAGTGCCGTCGTCTTGGACGATGTCGGTCATTACGAGGCGATCGGCGTGTGCGAGCACCTGCTCGAGCGGGGGCTCGACGTCACCTATGTCACGCGCCACCCGATCTTTGCCCCGGACATAGAGAAAACCGGGCGCGCGCAGGCGGCGCTGCGCCGCTTCTACCGTCTTGGCAACTTCCGCATACTGGCGGACTCGCTTGTCCTGGCGATCAACGAAGGCTCGGTCGAGGTTCGGCCCGTCGAAGGCGTCAGGCCGGAAACCGTGCCCGCCGACACGACCGTTCTGGTGACCTATCGGCAGACCTTTCGTGACGAGTGGATGGCATTCACGGAGACCGGGCCGAACGTCTTTTTCGTTGGCGACGCAATGTCTCCGCGCAACCTTCAGACAGCGATCCGGGAAGGGCATCTTTGCGCAAGGTCGCTCGACACGCCCGGGCTCGACCCGCTTTGGAACAACATGTGA
- a CDS encoding SDR family oxidoreductase: MDLRLSGKTVLITGASQGIGAGLAEVFAEEGCNLHLVARSADKLNANAAKLRETHGTDVTVHEFDISSRDAAEGIAEAVGAVDILVNNAGAIPGGDLWQVDADAWRAGWEVKVFGYIDLCREFYKRMKAAGGGVILNNIGNGGENPDFRYIAGSTGNAALMGFTRALGGKSLDDNIRVVGINPGPVATDRIVKIMKTRAKEAWDDESRYTELMGQYPLGRAASVREVADLFAFLASPRSGYTSGTIVTLDGGITSRRSI, encoded by the coding sequence ATGGACTTAAGACTGAGCGGGAAGACGGTACTCATCACCGGGGCATCGCAGGGCATCGGCGCGGGATTGGCCGAGGTATTCGCCGAGGAAGGATGCAACCTGCATCTTGTTGCCCGATCCGCCGACAAGCTGAACGCCAATGCGGCCAAGCTGCGCGAGACACACGGCACGGATGTCACCGTTCACGAATTCGATATCTCGTCACGCGATGCGGCCGAAGGCATTGCCGAGGCGGTGGGCGCGGTGGATATCCTGGTCAACAATGCCGGGGCCATCCCGGGGGGGGATCTGTGGCAGGTCGACGCCGATGCGTGGCGGGCCGGCTGGGAGGTGAAGGTCTTCGGCTATATCGACCTGTGCCGCGAGTTCTACAAGCGTATGAAGGCGGCCGGTGGCGGTGTCATACTGAACAATATCGGCAATGGTGGCGAGAACCCGGATTTCCGCTATATCGCCGGCTCTACCGGGAACGCCGCCCTTATGGGGTTCACCCGCGCGCTTGGCGGCAAGAGCCTTGACGACAACATCCGCGTGGTCGGCATCAACCCGGGCCCGGTGGCCACCGACCGGATCGTCAAGATCATGAAGACGCGGGCGAAGGAGGCCTGGGATGACGAAAGCCGCTACACGGAGCTGATGGGGCAATACCCGCTGGGCCGGGCGGCCAGTGTGCGCGAGGTGGCCGACCTGTTTGCCTTCCTCGCCTCGCCGCGATCTGGCTACACGTCCGGTACAATCGTCACGCTTGACGGCGGCATCACGTCACGCCGCTCCATCTGA
- a CDS encoding ABC transporter substrate-binding protein, with protein sequence MTIFNKCATSGAAMLVASFAAAPMAQAEEVIKLGLSTPLSGAAAIWGKGAEFMCETAAEEIREAGGVSVQGETYFFECLSYDNKYNAAEGTKVAQALFNREGVKFIGGSLGTAPVKALQSLAERQGALVFTTAWGASLKGPEHPTTFTQMNTPGEILPELIGYIVEQHPDAASVAMLNPNDATGQETEEIAAQVWGEKEIEIVASDYYERGTTEFQPIAARLASFEPDIIDLGATPPADAGAIFKELAVIGWDGVKVVEVGTGADGLKATGGDAAEGVYMGAGVTFNPDTATEHQIEVNERAKEAIGESLNAVQIGFYDSLFALKAAMEAADSVEPQAVAEAMPDVTFKTFYGSEIGFYGEERYGRVQQMRLPIIVTQVQDGELVEVGRLTP encoded by the coding sequence ATGACTATCTTCAACAAGTGCGCAACGTCGGGGGCTGCCATGCTGGTGGCGTCCTTCGCGGCGGCGCCCATGGCTCAGGCAGAGGAGGTCATCAAGCTTGGCCTGTCCACGCCGTTGTCGGGGGCTGCGGCCATCTGGGGCAAGGGCGCGGAATTCATGTGCGAAACCGCCGCCGAGGAAATCCGCGAAGCTGGCGGTGTCTCCGTTCAGGGCGAGACCTATTTCTTCGAATGCCTGTCCTACGACAACAAGTACAACGCGGCCGAGGGCACCAAGGTCGCCCAGGCGCTGTTCAACCGCGAAGGCGTGAAGTTCATCGGCGGCAGCCTGGGCACCGCGCCGGTCAAGGCCCTTCAGTCGCTCGCCGAGCGCCAGGGCGCGCTGGTCTTCACCACCGCATGGGGCGCCAGCCTGAAGGGGCCGGAACACCCGACCACCTTCACGCAGATGAACACCCCGGGCGAGATCCTGCCCGAGCTCATCGGTTACATCGTCGAGCAGCATCCGGACGCCGCGAGCGTGGCGATGCTCAACCCCAATGACGCGACCGGTCAGGAAACCGAAGAAATCGCCGCCCAGGTCTGGGGCGAAAAGGAAATCGAGATCGTCGCCAGCGACTACTACGAGCGCGGCACGACCGAGTTCCAGCCCATCGCGGCACGTCTGGCCTCGTTCGAGCCCGACATCATCGACCTCGGCGCGACGCCGCCGGCCGATGCGGGCGCGATCTTCAAGGAACTCGCCGTGATCGGCTGGGACGGCGTGAAGGTCGTCGAGGTCGGAACGGGCGCTGACGGCCTCAAGGCAACCGGCGGCGATGCGGCCGAAGGTGTCTACATGGGCGCCGGCGTGACCTTCAACCCCGACACCGCGACCGAGCACCAGATCGAGGTAAACGAGCGCGCGAAGGAAGCCATCGGTGAATCTCTGAACGCCGTGCAGATTGGCTTCTACGACTCGCTCTTCGCCCTGAAAGCGGCCATGGAAGCTGCAGACAGCGTCGAACCGCAGGCCGTCGCCGAAGCCATGCCCGACGTCACCTTCAAGACGTTCTACGGCAGCGAAATCGGCTTCTACGGTGAAGAGCGCTATGGTCGCGTCCAGCAGATGCGCCTGCCGATCATCGTGACCCAGGTGCAAGACGGCGAACTCGTCGAAGTCGGCCGCCTGACGCCCTGA